A part of Terriglobus roseus genomic DNA contains:
- a CDS encoding efflux RND transporter permease subunit produces MSKFFIRRPIVAIVIAIITVIVGMVSMLTLPTSQYPDIVPPEILVQATYPGADARTLSQAVATPLEQQMNGVDNMLYMYSVNANNGQTQVFVDFDVKTNADTDQILSQLRVSQAQAQLPAQVNTAGLTVQKALTSPLMLVGINSNDKKYDQEFLTNYAIINVQDEIARVPGVSRVQVFGGQYAMRIWVDPAKLANLGVTATDVITALGTQNTVNPAGQIGGEPTPAGQQFTYTVRTQGRLVDEKEFENIVVRANPDGSVLHLRDVARVELGQQLYSLSARYNGAPAGMMGIYQLPGSNAVQVAEQVRKRLDELQKTFPPGIKYDVPLDTTKAVSAGIHEIILTLSIALALVIIVVFIFLQGWRATLIPLLAVPVSLIGTFVLFPLLGFSINTLSLFGLVLAIGLVVDDAIIVVEAVEHHIEEGMSPTDATIKAMEEVGGPVVAIALILAAVFIPTAAIPGITGRLYQQFAVTIAISVLISAFNALTLSPALAALLLKPKNKEKKPGLLGRFFAWFNRVFGRTTEAYVGTSRVLIHKSALTMVALAIIAVVAVFMGSRLPTGFIPQEDQGYLFAALQLPDASSLQQTDKAAQEVTKALLATPGIGGVVAVNGFSLLTQVQSTNSAFFFVSLKPWDDRKTKEEQIEAIQASVGQKLMGNPAGLAFSFPPPAIPGIGTSGGVTMVVEDQSGNDDPNFLTQNLFAYLGALKKRPEIAAAIPSYLPAVPQLYAEVDREKAIQQQVDLSSVYNTMSTFMGGYLVNYFNRFGRQWQTYVEAEGSSRTKIDNIDQFYVRSANGSQVPLASLVHVKKINGPEFVLRFNEHNGAQLNVTGAPGYSSGQVRKALEETFQQSMPAGMGYDYTGMSYQEQKAAQGVPTWVVFGLSLLFVFLILAALYESWTLPFSVLLSTPVAILGAYLALSMRSMENDIFATIGLIMLIGLSAKNAILIVEFAVISYKEGKSIAESALEAARLRFRPILMTSFAFVFGCLPLWTATGSGAVSRRILGTVVIGGMLLSSIIGVLMVPVTFSVVEYLSHRFGRGGKGTTMDSKPDFDPVAAAAADGGHH; encoded by the coding sequence GTGTCAAAGTTCTTTATTCGGCGACCCATTGTCGCCATCGTTATCGCCATCATCACGGTCATCGTCGGCATGGTCTCCATGCTCACGCTGCCCACGTCGCAATACCCTGATATCGTGCCGCCGGAAATCCTGGTGCAGGCCACCTATCCCGGTGCCGATGCCAGAACCCTGTCACAGGCCGTTGCCACACCGCTCGAACAGCAGATGAACGGCGTGGACAACATGCTGTACATGTACTCGGTGAATGCCAACAACGGCCAGACACAGGTCTTCGTTGACTTCGACGTTAAGACGAATGCGGACACCGACCAGATCCTGTCACAGCTCCGTGTATCGCAGGCTCAGGCTCAGCTTCCCGCACAGGTAAACACTGCGGGCCTTACCGTACAGAAGGCGCTCACCTCGCCTCTGATGCTCGTTGGTATCAACTCCAACGACAAGAAGTACGATCAAGAGTTCCTCACCAACTACGCCATCATTAACGTGCAGGACGAAATTGCACGTGTACCCGGTGTCAGCCGTGTGCAGGTCTTCGGTGGTCAGTACGCCATGCGTATCTGGGTTGATCCAGCCAAGCTGGCCAATCTCGGTGTCACCGCAACCGACGTCATTACTGCCTTGGGCACACAGAACACCGTGAACCCTGCCGGACAGATCGGTGGCGAACCCACACCCGCGGGACAGCAGTTCACCTACACGGTGCGCACTCAGGGCCGTCTCGTTGATGAGAAAGAGTTCGAAAACATCGTCGTGCGTGCCAATCCCGATGGATCGGTATTGCATCTGCGCGACGTAGCACGCGTTGAACTCGGACAACAGCTCTACAGCCTTTCGGCACGCTACAACGGCGCACCCGCCGGCATGATGGGTATCTACCAGCTGCCCGGCTCCAACGCCGTGCAGGTGGCAGAACAGGTTCGTAAGCGGCTGGACGAACTGCAGAAGACCTTCCCTCCGGGCATCAAGTACGACGTACCGCTGGACACCACCAAGGCCGTTAGCGCCGGTATCCACGAGATCATCCTGACGCTGTCCATCGCTCTGGCACTCGTCATCATCGTGGTGTTCATCTTCCTGCAGGGCTGGCGCGCAACGCTCATTCCTTTGCTGGCCGTGCCTGTCTCACTGATCGGTACATTCGTCCTCTTCCCCTTGCTGGGCTTCAGTATCAACACGCTGTCGCTCTTCGGCCTCGTACTCGCCATCGGTCTCGTCGTTGACGACGCCATCATCGTGGTGGAAGCCGTAGAACATCACATCGAAGAGGGCATGTCGCCCACAGACGCGACCATCAAAGCTATGGAAGAGGTAGGCGGCCCCGTCGTCGCCATCGCTCTCATCCTTGCTGCGGTGTTCATCCCAACGGCAGCCATCCCCGGCATTACGGGACGTCTGTATCAGCAGTTTGCTGTGACCATCGCTATCTCGGTGTTGATCTCGGCATTCAACGCTCTCACGCTCTCACCGGCTCTCGCGGCACTCTTGCTGAAGCCGAAGAACAAGGAGAAGAAGCCCGGTCTGCTTGGTCGCTTCTTTGCTTGGTTCAACCGTGTCTTCGGTCGAACCACGGAAGCCTACGTCGGCACATCGCGCGTACTCATCCACAAGTCCGCCCTCACGATGGTGGCGCTCGCGATCATCGCAGTGGTGGCTGTCTTTATGGGCTCGCGACTTCCAACAGGATTTATCCCGCAGGAAGATCAGGGATACCTCTTCGCAGCACTGCAATTGCCTGATGCTTCGAGCCTGCAGCAGACCGATAAAGCAGCACAGGAAGTCACCAAGGCTCTGCTTGCAACGCCTGGTATCGGCGGTGTAGTTGCCGTCAACGGCTTCAGCTTGCTCACACAGGTACAAAGCACCAACAGCGCCTTCTTCTTCGTCTCGCTCAAACCCTGGGATGACCGAAAGACGAAGGAAGAACAGATTGAAGCCATCCAGGCTTCCGTCGGACAAAAGCTGATGGGCAATCCTGCAGGCTTGGCGTTCAGCTTCCCGCCCCCCGCAATTCCCGGTATCGGTACTTCGGGTGGTGTCACCATGGTGGTTGAGGATCAATCCGGTAACGATGATCCCAACTTCCTAACGCAAAACCTCTTCGCCTATCTCGGCGCGCTCAAGAAGCGTCCCGAAATCGCCGCGGCCATCCCGTCCTACCTACCGGCAGTACCGCAGTTGTATGCCGAAGTCGATCGCGAAAAGGCAATCCAGCAGCAGGTGGATCTGTCCAGCGTTTACAACACCATGTCCACCTTCATGGGTGGCTACCTGGTCAACTACTTCAACCGCTTCGGTCGCCAGTGGCAGACCTATGTCGAGGCTGAAGGAAGCTCACGTACGAAGATCGACAACATCGATCAGTTTTACGTGCGCAGCGCGAACGGCAGTCAGGTGCCTCTTGCCTCTCTCGTTCACGTCAAGAAGATCAATGGACCAGAGTTCGTCCTTCGATTCAACGAACACAATGGCGCGCAGCTCAACGTTACAGGCGCTCCGGGCTACAGCTCAGGACAGGTGCGTAAAGCACTGGAAGAAACCTTCCAGCAATCTATGCCAGCAGGCATGGGCTATGACTACACCGGCATGAGCTACCAGGAACAGAAAGCCGCACAGGGCGTACCCACATGGGTTGTCTTCGGTCTGTCTCTGCTCTTCGTCTTCCTCATTCTCGCGGCGCTCTATGAAAGCTGGACACTTCCCTTCAGCGTTCTGCTCTCCACACCGGTCGCCATCCTGGGTGCGTATCTTGCGCTCAGCATGCGCTCCATGGAAAACGACATCTTTGCCACCATCGGTCTCATCATGTTGATCGGTCTCTCGGCAAAAAACGCCATCCTGATCGTGGAGTTCGCAGTCATCAGCTACAAGGAAGGCAAGTCCATCGCAGAGTCCGCACTGGAAGCTGCAAGACTTCGCTTCCGTCCCATCCTCATGACCAGCTTCGCCTTCGTCTTCGGTTGCCTTCCCCTGTGGACAGCAACTGGCTCGGGCGCAGTGTCACGACGCATCCTGGGAACCGTGGTGATCGGCGGCATGTTGCTGTCGTCCATCATCGGTGTACTCATGGTGCCGGTCACCTTCTCCGTCGTGGAATACCTCTCACATCGCTTCGGCAGGGGTGGCAAGGGTACAACGATGGATTCCAAGCCGGATTTTGATCCCGTAGCCGCGGCTGCCGCAGATGGAGGTCACCACTAA
- a CDS encoding efflux RND transporter periplasmic adaptor subunit, which translates to MTMPAVSRVNQRTPLAQSASRAAFILAGASIVLLATGCESKPAAPPQMGPLPVSVVTVQPSDVALNNQWVGTLDGFVNAQIQPQVTGYLIRQDYREGSVVSKGQVLFEIDPRPFQATLDQAKGQVASAEAALGQAQAALKLAEINVTRDTPLAEQKAIAQSQLDQEVQTKAQNEANVQQAKAQIAAARAAEETATINLGFTKVRSLISGVAGQAVTQIGNLVSPQTALTSVSQLDPVKVFFSISDSEYLALMGRNGGTDADLLKNAGKVPLTLTLANGDTYPHKGKIAFIDRQMNQQTGAIRIAAVFPNPNNLLRPGQFGRVSANTEIRRNAITVPQVAVTDTQGMKQVFTVDANNKVHVVTVQVGAESGKDFIITSGLASGSRVVVDNLQKLKEGVPVAPHAPAPASATPAEAR; encoded by the coding sequence ATGACCATGCCGGCCGTCAGCCGCGTGAACCAACGCACTCCCCTCGCACAGAGCGCTTCCCGTGCGGCTTTCATTCTTGCCGGAGCAAGCATTGTGCTGCTGGCAACAGGCTGCGAAAGCAAGCCAGCCGCACCGCCACAGATGGGGCCACTTCCTGTTTCCGTTGTCACGGTACAGCCGTCGGATGTTGCCCTGAACAACCAGTGGGTGGGCACACTGGATGGCTTCGTGAACGCGCAGATCCAGCCGCAGGTGACGGGTTACCTCATCCGTCAGGACTACCGCGAAGGCTCTGTCGTCAGCAAGGGCCAGGTCTTGTTTGAGATTGATCCTCGCCCATTCCAGGCAACACTCGATCAGGCCAAGGGCCAGGTTGCATCTGCAGAAGCCGCGCTGGGTCAGGCTCAGGCAGCACTGAAGCTGGCCGAGATTAACGTCACACGTGACACCCCTCTTGCAGAACAAAAGGCAATCGCACAGAGCCAGTTGGATCAGGAAGTCCAGACCAAGGCGCAAAACGAAGCCAATGTGCAGCAGGCGAAGGCGCAGATCGCAGCAGCACGCGCTGCGGAAGAAACAGCGACGATCAACCTCGGCTTCACCAAGGTGCGTTCCCTCATCTCTGGCGTTGCCGGTCAGGCCGTCACGCAGATCGGCAACCTCGTCTCGCCGCAGACTGCACTCACTTCGGTCTCGCAGCTTGATCCGGTCAAGGTGTTCTTCTCCATCAGCGATAGCGAATATCTCGCTCTGATGGGACGCAATGGCGGCACCGACGCGGATCTGCTGAAGAATGCTGGCAAGGTGCCGCTGACGCTGACTCTGGCGAATGGCGATACTTACCCGCACAAGGGCAAGATTGCTTTCATCGATCGTCAGATGAATCAGCAGACAGGCGCCATTCGTATCGCTGCAGTCTTCCCGAACCCAAACAACTTGCTACGTCCCGGTCAGTTCGGCCGCGTCTCCGCGAACACTGAGATCCGTCGCAACGCGATCACCGTACCGCAGGTCGCAGTCACCGACACTCAGGGCATGAAGCAGGTCTTCACCGTCGACGCAAACAACAAAGTTCACGTTGTTACGGTGCAGGTCGGTGCGGAGTCGGGTAAAGACTTCATCATCACCTCTGGCCTTGCCTCCGGTTCTCGTGTCGTCGTGGACAACCTGCAGAAGCTGAAGGAAGGCGTGCCTGTTGCACCGCACGCACCGGCTCCTGCCAGCGCAACACCCGCGGAAGCGAGGTAG
- a CDS encoding TetR/AcrR family transcriptional regulator has product MAAARRVFARDGFEVARLQDIAQEAGKTRGALYDHFKDKEDLFFALIEENMEADGEFYRTRLTPESSREERVAALVDHMEAMLCDRKRVMLYLEFKMYAIRHPHKQKRLAELHQALCVKGMDSKLHLVPELHEDNSQKRRAIFAAFGAVLDGLALNLYFDPGALSQEEVRSRIEQMVRERVV; this is encoded by the coding sequence ATGGCTGCGGCTCGGCGCGTCTTTGCGCGAGATGGGTTTGAAGTGGCTCGCCTGCAGGATATTGCGCAGGAAGCAGGAAAGACGCGTGGCGCGCTTTATGACCACTTTAAAGACAAAGAAGATCTCTTTTTCGCGTTAATCGAAGAGAACATGGAAGCGGACGGAGAATTCTACCGCACGCGCCTTACACCAGAATCATCGCGAGAAGAGCGTGTGGCCGCGCTTGTGGATCACATGGAAGCGATGTTGTGCGATCGCAAACGTGTGATGCTTTACCTGGAATTCAAAATGTACGCCATTCGGCATCCGCATAAGCAGAAGCGTTTGGCGGAGCTTCACCAAGCACTGTGCGTGAAGGGAATGGATTCCAAGTTGCACCTCGTGCCAGAGCTGCATGAAGACAACTCGCAAAAGCGTCGAGCGATCTTTGCTGCGTTTGGCGCTGTATTGGATGGCCTTGCATTGAATCTGTATTTCGATCCCGGAGCGCTGTCTCAGGAAGAAGTGCGTTCGCGCATTGAGCAGATGGTGCGCGAACGCGTTGTTTAG
- a CDS encoding YncE family protein codes for MNVSRSIALASLPLLLLATGCRRMRFPQLADNYREYAYVANNAVGTVTVLDLVNFRADRTLQVGASPSAIAVNPTRNEVYVTNSGSSTVTAINADNNSIAATIGVQRGPTGIDVDPTGKRAYVANADSNSVSVIDLATHRSIATAAAGVQPAVVRVSPDNRSLVVANRGAGSVSVYAISEDNPLKLRSTYDKCSGASDIAILSDSSKAFITCPGNDEVMAVNLSSAPGSWEAKQDPASMQDHLLARLRVGKQPGHIALKPDSGEIFVSNYGSDSISEISTYTNEVGGTYLIGTQPTHGMVAADNTSLWVAANGSDSVNLYSIDDGRMSNSIHTGPGPDAMAMSPGQPVLLVADSRGADVAVIRTRATRGPELFTMLPAGPHPVAIAIKAYKAR; via the coding sequence GTGAACGTAAGCCGCTCCATCGCTCTTGCTTCCCTGCCGCTGTTGCTTCTCGCAACCGGATGTCGCCGCATGCGTTTCCCTCAGCTCGCAGACAACTACCGCGAATACGCATACGTCGCGAACAACGCTGTCGGCACCGTGACGGTACTCGATTTGGTGAACTTCCGTGCCGACCGCACATTGCAGGTTGGCGCATCACCGAGTGCCATCGCCGTGAATCCCACGCGCAACGAAGTCTACGTCACCAACTCTGGCAGCAGCACCGTCACCGCTATCAACGCGGACAACAATTCCATTGCCGCCACCATCGGTGTGCAACGCGGCCCCACTGGCATTGACGTTGACCCCACAGGCAAGCGCGCTTACGTTGCCAACGCAGATTCCAACTCCGTAAGTGTCATCGATCTCGCAACACATCGCAGCATTGCAACCGCAGCCGCTGGCGTTCAGCCTGCAGTGGTGCGAGTATCGCCTGACAACCGTTCGCTTGTTGTAGCCAATCGTGGAGCGGGTTCCGTCTCTGTCTACGCCATCAGTGAAGACAACCCGTTGAAGCTTCGTTCCACTTACGACAAGTGCTCCGGCGCATCAGATATTGCCATCCTCAGCGACTCTTCCAAGGCATTCATCACCTGCCCCGGCAATGATGAAGTCATGGCCGTCAATCTCTCTTCTGCACCCGGTTCATGGGAAGCCAAGCAGGACCCCGCATCCATGCAGGACCACTTGTTAGCGCGGCTGCGCGTTGGCAAACAGCCCGGACACATTGCGCTGAAACCCGACAGCGGCGAGATCTTCGTCAGCAACTACGGCTCTGACAGCATCAGCGAAATCTCGACGTATACGAACGAAGTAGGCGGCACATATCTCATCGGCACGCAGCCTACGCATGGCATGGTCGCTGCAGACAATACATCGCTATGGGTCGCGGCCAATGGATCGGATTCCGTGAATCTCTACTCCATTGATGATGGCCGAATGTCCAACAGCATCCATACCGGCCCCGGCCCGGATGCCATGGCCATGTCTCCCGGACAACCTGTCTTGCTGGTTGCAGACTCACGCGGTGCGGACGTAGCAGTCATTCGCACACGTGCGACACGTGGTCCTGAGTTGTTCACTATGTTGCCTGCGGGACCACATCCTGTTGCCATCGCCATCAAGGCATACAAGGCGCGCTAA
- the ccsA gene encoding cytochrome c biogenesis protein CcsA: MKRLFWMLCGLSVALLAWGFYEAVFVAPVEATMGSIYRIFYWHVPINISAEIFPYVNMIASIGYLWARRKNHSLALKLDALAIATAEITVLYVGLGLATGMLWGRPVWGIWWAWDARLTSALMLFLLYVSYLLVRSFSSSGQGPVIAAVLSVFAGIDVPIVFMSIRWWRTQHPAPVLTGEGSLDPSMWPAFLWNLAAWFFWGCTLIWARYAIVRREQQIAERAAMEALEA, encoded by the coding sequence ATGAAGCGTCTCTTCTGGATGTTGTGCGGTCTGAGCGTGGCCCTGCTCGCGTGGGGTTTCTACGAAGCGGTGTTCGTTGCCCCTGTAGAAGCAACCATGGGGTCGATCTACCGGATTTTTTACTGGCACGTACCCATCAATATCTCTGCTGAGATATTCCCGTACGTCAACATGATCGCGTCGATCGGCTACCTGTGGGCGCGCCGTAAGAATCATTCCCTCGCTCTGAAGCTGGATGCGTTGGCAATCGCCACAGCCGAAATCACCGTGCTCTATGTTGGCCTCGGGCTTGCAACCGGCATGTTGTGGGGACGCCCGGTATGGGGTATTTGGTGGGCATGGGATGCTCGCCTCACCAGCGCACTCATGCTCTTCCTGCTCTACGTCAGCTATCTGCTTGTTCGCAGCTTTTCATCCAGCGGCCAGGGCCCAGTCATCGCAGCAGTTCTCAGCGTCTTCGCTGGCATTGATGTTCCCATCGTATTCATGAGCATCCGTTGGTGGCGCACGCAGCATCCAGCTCCGGTACTAACCGGCGAAGGCTCGCTGGACCCAAGCATGTGGCCCGCCTTCCTTTGGAATCTTGCGGCTTGGTTCTTCTGGGGATGCACCCTCATCTGGGCGCGTTACGCCATCGTTCGTCGTGAACAGCAGATCGCAGAACGCGCAGCCATGGAAGCACTGGAGGCATAA
- a CDS encoding heme exporter protein CcmB — MIYLRTVWLHLKKDLQLEWRSREAVAGMLFFTLLIAVAFAMAFDPTGYPAMARQMSGGLLWVGLLFAATTSLNISWERERRNQVMDAHRMSAAPPSALFLGKALANFLFVASIEAVLAPVFIVFYNLHPLGELKWLWLILPLGTWAIVANGTFFAALGLRSRNRALMLPAILFPISIPALLGVTQATSAVITGDFEPGMWVRLIFGFDVIFTTACILLFETVLHAE; from the coding sequence GTGATCTATCTCCGCACCGTCTGGCTCCACCTCAAGAAAGACCTGCAGCTTGAATGGCGCAGTCGCGAAGCCGTCGCAGGTATGCTCTTCTTCACGCTGCTCATCGCCGTGGCCTTCGCCATGGCCTTCGACCCCACCGGCTATCCCGCCATGGCTCGACAGATGAGCGGTGGCCTGCTGTGGGTAGGCTTACTCTTCGCAGCAACCACTTCGCTCAACATCTCTTGGGAACGCGAACGCCGCAATCAGGTCATGGACGCGCACCGCATGAGCGCCGCACCACCGTCCGCGCTCTTCCTCGGCAAGGCTCTGGCCAACTTCCTCTTCGTGGCATCCATCGAGGCCGTCCTGGCGCCGGTCTTTATCGTTTTTTACAACCTGCACCCGCTCGGCGAACTCAAGTGGCTCTGGCTGATCCTGCCACTGGGGACATGGGCGATTGTCGCGAACGGCACATTCTTTGCCGCACTTGGACTGCGCAGCCGCAACCGCGCACTGATGCTACCGGCGATACTCTTTCCCATTTCCATCCCTGCTCTGCTTGGCGTTACGCAGGCCACTAGCGCCGTCATCACCGGCGATTTCGAACCCGGCATGTGGGTGCGACTCATCTTCGGGTTTGACGTCATCTTCACCACCGCCTGCATCCTGCTCTTCGAAACCGTCCTTCACGCCGAATAA
- the ybaK gene encoding Cys-tRNA(Pro) deacylase yields the protein MKTNAARLLDKLNIKYETREYEVNPDDLTAGTVARKINMPVEQVFKTLLCRLNDGEYVFGVVPGNSELDLKKLAVAAEAKKAELASLKDVEPLTGYIRGGVTVMGAKKAYRAFADETLELFDTISVSAGTRGLQLLLAPADYIRAAEAAVADLTKDGVTVE from the coding sequence ATGAAGACAAACGCCGCGCGCCTGCTGGACAAACTGAATATCAAGTACGAAACCCGCGAGTACGAAGTCAACCCCGACGATCTCACCGCAGGCACAGTTGCACGCAAGATCAACATGCCCGTCGAGCAGGTATTCAAAACACTCCTCTGCCGACTCAACGATGGTGAATATGTCTTCGGTGTCGTTCCCGGCAACAGCGAACTCGATCTGAAAAAGCTCGCCGTAGCAGCAGAAGCCAAGAAAGCCGAACTCGCATCGTTGAAAGACGTCGAACCACTCACCGGCTATATCCGCGGTGGTGTCACCGTTATGGGCGCGAAGAAGGCGTACCGAGCATTCGCCGATGAAACGCTGGAACTCTTCGACACCATCAGCGTCTCCGCAGGTACGCGCGGTCTGCAACTCCTGCTCGCACCCGCTGACTACATCCGCGCCGCCGAAGCCGCTGTCGCCGACCTGACCAAAGATGGGGTGACTGTCGAGTGA
- a CDS encoding ABC transporter ATP-binding protein: protein MQSIPNLAAEVTNLSRLYGSFAALKRVSCTFESGGFHVLLGPNGAGKSTLLRTLAGLITPTSGTVKTLGGTPFNERHRMAYMSHAPMLYEELTAMENLRYFLRLQNPGATCDCVGSPEMALRAVGIDPFLTRPVSQFSQGMRQRVSMARALVSDPELLLLDEPFSNMDVTGAKELVTLLLDFRTWPLAGGRKRTVIVTTHQFELVQHAADSVIHMRHGSIVTPEAEAAA from the coding sequence ATGCAGTCCATTCCCAATTTGGCAGCAGAGGTCACAAACCTCTCCCGGCTCTACGGCAGCTTTGCCGCGCTCAAGCGTGTCTCCTGCACCTTTGAATCGGGTGGATTCCATGTCCTTCTCGGCCCCAATGGCGCAGGCAAATCCACGCTCCTCCGCACGCTTGCCGGACTCATCACCCCAACATCAGGAACGGTGAAAACACTGGGCGGAACGCCTTTCAACGAGCGTCATCGCATGGCCTACATGAGCCACGCGCCCATGCTCTACGAAGAGCTGACCGCGATGGAAAACCTGCGCTACTTCTTGCGCCTTCAGAATCCCGGCGCAACGTGCGACTGCGTTGGTTCACCAGAAATGGCATTGCGTGCAGTCGGCATCGATCCTTTCTTGACGCGTCCCGTATCGCAGTTCTCGCAGGGCATGCGCCAGCGCGTCTCAATGGCGCGCGCGTTGGTCAGCGATCCCGAACTTCTGCTACTCGACGAGCCCTTCAGCAACATGGACGTCACTGGCGCAAAGGAACTCGTCACGCTTCTCCTCGACTTCCGCACATGGCCACTCGCAGGCGGACGCAAGCGCACTGTCATCGTCACAACGCATCAGTTCGAACTCGTCCAGCACGCCGCTGATTCCGTCATCCACATGCGCCATGGCAGCATCGTTACGCCAGAGGCTGAGGCTGCGGCATGA
- a CDS encoding cytochrome c maturation protein CcmE has protein sequence MSQSGRSSVKVIVATVVIVGAVLFLAIAGARDSKATSYYCTIGELQTMGQKAYKRNLRVAGNVKPGSIQRTGTHAQFVLLEQGKELSVNYQGTEPPPDTFKDDAQALAMGHLGRDGVFQATELQAKCASKYAPAPNGAKPGTQPAGTPSAAPTATLVAPLK, from the coding sequence ATGTCCCAGTCAGGCCGTTCCTCCGTCAAGGTCATCGTCGCCACCGTCGTCATCGTCGGTGCTGTGCTGTTCCTCGCCATTGCGGGCGCGCGTGACAGCAAGGCCACCAGCTACTACTGCACCATCGGCGAACTCCAGACCATGGGCCAGAAGGCCTACAAGCGCAACCTGCGCGTAGCCGGCAACGTGAAGCCCGGCTCCATCCAGCGCACAGGCACGCACGCCCAGTTCGTGCTGCTGGAACAAGGCAAGGAACTCTCCGTGAACTACCAGGGCACGGAACCGCCGCCAGACACCTTTAAGGACGATGCCCAGGCACTAGCCATGGGCCACCTCGGCCGCGACGGCGTCTTCCAGGCCACCGAACTCCAGGCCAAGTGCGCCAGCAAGTACGCCCCCGCCCCCAACGGAGCCAAGCCCGGCACCCAACCCGCCGGAACTCCGAGCGCCGCTCCAACAGCTACCCTTGTTGCGCCTCTGAAGTAG
- the thiC gene encoding phosphomethylpyrimidine synthase ThiC — protein sequence MGRRHESMSTSTNGHKHNGNDYTVPKPREQWIVNRKAEAAKTGDWNMSQMHFARKGLITEEMAYVAHKEKLEAEFIRQEIAKGTMIIPANINHVELEPMCIGVGSLCKINANIGNSAITSNVDEELRKLHTAVHYGADTVMDLSTGGDIPMIREAILRHSPVPIGTVPLYEALSRVKRVEDLNIDIYMDVLEEQAQQGVDYFTIHAGVLIQYVPMVSKRITGIVSRGGAIMAQWMTSNHKQNFLYENIERIHKLMAKYDVSYSFGDGLRPGCVADASDEAQFAELATLGELTRSAWKHDVQVMIEGPGHVPMDKIKEQVDKEVELCDGAPFYVLGPLVTDIAPGYDHITSAIGAAMIGWHGAAMLCYVTPKEHLGLPNEKDVKDGIIAYKIAAHAADIARHRPGARDRDDAISHARYTFDWDAQFDLSLDPETARGMHDETLPDDYYKEAAFCSMCGPKFCSMNWSSKVDKYNEEVHGLKKPELTQIMTEQLVSLRG from the coding sequence CTGGGCAGGAGACACGAATCCATGAGCACATCGACGAACGGGCACAAGCATAACGGGAACGACTACACCGTTCCAAAGCCGCGCGAGCAATGGATTGTGAACCGCAAGGCTGAAGCCGCCAAGACCGGCGACTGGAACATGAGCCAGATGCACTTCGCGCGTAAGGGCCTGATCACGGAAGAGATGGCTTACGTTGCGCACAAGGAGAAGCTGGAGGCCGAGTTCATCCGGCAGGAGATCGCCAAGGGAACGATGATTATCCCGGCGAACATCAACCATGTTGAGCTGGAGCCGATGTGCATTGGCGTAGGTTCGCTGTGCAAGATCAACGCCAATATTGGCAACAGCGCCATCACCAGCAATGTGGATGAGGAGCTGCGTAAGCTGCATACCGCTGTTCACTATGGCGCGGATACGGTGATGGACCTGTCGACCGGTGGCGATATCCCGATGATCCGCGAGGCCATTCTGCGGCATTCGCCCGTGCCCATCGGAACAGTGCCGTTGTATGAGGCGCTTTCGCGTGTGAAGCGTGTTGAGGATCTCAACATCGACATCTACATGGACGTGCTGGAAGAGCAGGCGCAGCAAGGCGTGGACTACTTCACGATCCATGCTGGTGTGTTGATCCAGTATGTGCCGATGGTGTCGAAGCGCATCACAGGTATCGTGTCGCGCGGCGGCGCGATTATGGCGCAGTGGATGACGAGCAATCACAAGCAGAACTTCCTGTACGAGAACATCGAACGCATCCACAAGCTGATGGCGAAGTACGACGTCAGCTACTCGTTTGGTGACGGCCTGCGTCCAGGATGCGTTGCCGATGCCAGCGACGAAGCGCAGTTTGCCGAGTTGGCGACATTGGGCGAGTTGACGCGCAGTGCGTGGAAGCATGATGTGCAGGTGATGATCGAAGGTCCTGGCCACGTGCCGATGGACAAGATCAAGGAGCAGGTGGACAAGGAAGTGGAGCTTTGCGATGGCGCTCCGTTCTACGTTCTGGGACCGCTGGTTACCGACATTGCTCCTGGCTATGACCACATCACCAGTGCGATTGGTGCGGCGATGATTGGCTGGCACGGCGCGGCGATGCTCTGCTACGTGACACCGAAGGAACACCTCGGACTGCCGAACGAGAAGGACGTGAAGGACGGCATCATCGCGTACAAGATTGCGGCTCATGCTGCGGATATTGCGCGGCATCGTCCGGGTGCGCGTGATCGTGATGATGCGATCAGCCACGCTCGTTACACGTTCGACTGGGATGCGCAGTTTGACCTGTCGCTTGACCCTGAAACCGCTCGCGGTATGCACGATGAGACACTGCCCGACGACTATTACAAGGAAGCGGCGTTCTGCAGCATGTGCGGACCGAAGTTCTGCTCGATGAACTGGTCGTCGAAGGTCGACAAGTACAACGAAGAAGTTCATGGACTGAAGAAGCCGGAACTGACCCAGATCATGACGGAGCAACTGGTTTCGTTGCGCGGATAG